ATATTGATGTGTGTCATGACAGTGGCGGATCAGGAGTTCACGATTAATATAAAAAGAATCGAGAAGGCATCCCAGGCGGGAGTGCCTTCTTTGTTTTGCCCAATGAATCCCCAAACTGTTGTTGTTACTGCTAGTTTTAAGTAACGCTTTGTGATTTCCTCATTTTTCTCCATTAACTAAAAGAGTAATTTGGTGTGCCATATAATTAGGGCTGTAGGGCGTTCTTTCTTTCAGCCACCAAGTTACAATACCAAGCGTTGAAGAAGCGATCACTTCATTAAGGACATGGAAAGGCCGTCCCTTTATTTTTCTTTCCTCGCCCCACAGGGTGATGATATCCAATAGCATTCCAAACACCCGATCATGAAAAGCCTTATTCTCTAACATCACATGATACAAACCTGCATTTTGATAAAAATGTTCAAGAAATGAAGTAAGGGCGGGATAAGAGGGGGAATGAGAGGATGAATTCTTGATAGCATCAATCGTAATGGTCTGGTACATCTCATCAAGAATCTCTTCAATCATCTGCTCCATTAAGTCATCTATTCCGTCGTAATGCAAGTAAAACGTCGCTCGATTTAACTCTGCCCGGTCAGCAATACGTTGAACGGTTAGTTTGGTTTGATCCGAATCTTCTCGAATTAAAGAGATAAGGGCTTGTTTAAACATCTTTTTTGTCCGTTTAATTCGAGGATCGATTTTGATATCTTCTGAGCTCATCTTTTCCAGTCCTTTATCTATAATTTCATACATATTCGACATATGTTATAAATGATGTCGTTTAGTAGGCATATCACCGAAAGGTGTAATTTACGGCCATTATTTTATCGTGTTAGTATTCATTTTATCAACATTGCATCTGTTAAACAACAACGTGTCTATTATAAACGAAGGTGGATTGTTCATGAGTCAACGCATTCAAAATGAAGCAAAATCAAATAGGAGAGTTCTTTTATTTATATTGTTATCAGGTTCATTCTTATCTGTTCTGAATCAAACGATACTGACCGTTGCATTACCGGAATTTATGGGCGAATTTGATATTAATGCAACCACGGTACAATGGCTGACAACAGGGTATATGTTAGTGAATGGAATCTTGATACCGGTAACTGCCTATTTAATGAATAGATTCACGACCAGGCAGCTCTTCATCAGTTCCATGCTCTTCCTTCTGCTTGGAAGCATATTAGCAGCTTCTTCTCCTAATTTTACCTTATTATTAACCGGTCGATTGGTGCAAGCTTCAGGAGCCGGAATCATCATGCCTCTATTAATGGCTGTTATTTATGAAATTTTCCCTATCAATAACCGTGGATCCGCGATGGGAATGATCGGTCTTACGATGGCGTTCGCTCCTGCGATTGCACCTTCTTTGGCCGGTATAGTTATAGAACATGTATCTTGGCGCTGGTTGTTTATTGGCATGATCCCATTGCTCGGTATCGTAATCCTATTATCGTTCAAATACTTATTTAACGTATCAGAGACATCCAAACCCAAAGCGGACATTCCCGGAATTATATACTCCACCTTAGGATTTGGCGGTATCCTTTACGGTTTTAGCAACGCAAGTGGCAGCGGATGGGGAAATATCGTCGTTTTGTCTTGTTTGATCGGTGGGGGAGCCTTTCTTGTACTCTTCTGTACGCGTCAACTCAAATCGTCTAATCCTATGCTGGACTTACGCGTTTTTAGCAATAAAACTTACTTATTGACAACAATCATCAATACTTTGGTTACGATCATTATGTATGCGGATATAATTTTAGTTCCTCTATATTTGCAATCAAGCATGGGGTACACTGCGCTAGAATCAGGCTTACTGTTGCTGCCCGGAGCGCTATTGATGGCAGTTATGTCACCGATAACTGGCCGTTTATTCGATAAATTCGGACCGAGGATTCTCATGTTAACGGGGCTTGTTTTTGTCATTATAGCGGTATGGGGCGTAACGAATCTAAGCGTTACAACCAGCTACACTTATTTAATGATACGTACGATCGTTTTACGTCTCGGTTTATCTCTGTTAGTTATGCCTGTAACGACTGCAGGTCTCAATGCGCTGCCCCAAAAATGGACTGCTCATGGTTCTGCAGTTACGAATACGGTTCGTCAAGTGGCAGGCGCTATCGGAACAACGCTCGTGGTTACGGTGATGACGATCAGTTCCAGTCATCACCTAACAAAATTAATGCAGTCCGATCCGTCATTTTCACAAACCCAGCTCGCACAAGAGTCATCCATTCTTGGCACGAGCGATGCCTTTATTTATATTGTATTTGTGGGCATCATCGCATTTATCTTGACTTTGTTTATGCCGAAGCAAAAATCTGGCTCAAAGCAAG
Above is a window of Paenibacillus uliginis N3/975 DNA encoding:
- a CDS encoding TetR/AcrR family transcriptional regulator, translating into MSSEDIKIDPRIKRTKKMFKQALISLIREDSDQTKLTVQRIADRAELNRATFYLHYDGIDDLMEQMIEEILDEMYQTITIDAIKNSSSHSPSYPALTSFLEHFYQNAGLYHVMLENKAFHDRVFGMLLDIITLWGEERKIKGRPFHVLNEVIASSTLGIVTWWLKERTPYSPNYMAHQITLLVNGEK
- a CDS encoding DHA2 family efflux MFS transporter permease subunit, which codes for MSQRIQNEAKSNRRVLLFILLSGSFLSVLNQTILTVALPEFMGEFDINATTVQWLTTGYMLVNGILIPVTAYLMNRFTTRQLFISSMLFLLLGSILAASSPNFTLLLTGRLVQASGAGIIMPLLMAVIYEIFPINNRGSAMGMIGLTMAFAPAIAPSLAGIVIEHVSWRWLFIGMIPLLGIVILLSFKYLFNVSETSKPKADIPGIIYSTLGFGGILYGFSNASGSGWGNIVVLSCLIGGGAFLVLFCTRQLKSSNPMLDLRVFSNKTYLLTTIINTLVTIIMYADIILVPLYLQSSMGYTALESGLLLLPGALLMAVMSPITGRLFDKFGPRILMLTGLVFVIIAVWGVTNLSVTTSYTYLMIRTIVLRLGLSLLVMPVTTAGLNALPQKWTAHGSAVTNTVRQVAGAIGTTLVVTVMTISSSHHLTKLMQSDPSFSQTQLAQESSILGTSDAFIYIVFVGIIAFILTLFMPKQKSGSKQEISNSQSPSRADA